In Kitasatospora gansuensis, a genomic segment contains:
- a CDS encoding GGDEF domain-containing protein: protein MSTPFLVQALAVLSAPALGAVALTGLRLRRRAADAESREAALRLRVDELTAERDVLQRTASCDPLTGVWNYRHLQLTLDREVERARRVDPGALPRPLALLMLEIAGFESVVAEHGRARGNAILRDLAQRLSVEIRRSDTLGRYGGEEFLVVLPDTGLDGAVQVAERLCWTVRRHQLLDWSPAGAEPGRVSGRNGLTAAVGIAVLPEDGAHAALLLRAADRALGAARAGGGDCWRGAAELTGEAEPVEITGNLSPGTEEAPLTSAGTAHSTAAVAAGHDTGP from the coding sequence ATGTCCACCCCGTTCCTGGTCCAGGCGCTGGCCGTGCTCAGCGCCCCGGCGCTGGGCGCCGTCGCCCTGACGGGCCTTCGGCTGCGCCGACGGGCCGCCGACGCCGAGAGCCGGGAGGCCGCGCTCCGGCTCCGGGTCGACGAGCTGACCGCCGAGCGGGACGTGCTCCAGCGCACCGCCTCCTGCGACCCGCTCACCGGCGTGTGGAACTACCGGCACCTCCAGCTCACCCTGGACCGCGAGGTGGAGCGGGCCCGGCGGGTCGATCCGGGCGCCCTGCCACGGCCGTTGGCCCTGCTGATGCTGGAGATCGCGGGCTTCGAGTCGGTGGTCGCCGAGCACGGCCGGGCCCGCGGCAACGCGATACTGCGCGACCTCGCGCAGCGGCTGAGCGTGGAGATCCGCCGCTCGGACACCCTGGGCCGGTACGGCGGCGAGGAGTTCCTGGTGGTGCTGCCCGACACCGGCCTGGACGGCGCGGTGCAGGTCGCCGAGCGGCTCTGCTGGACGGTCCGCAGGCACCAGCTGCTCGACTGGTCCCCGGCCGGCGCGGAGCCCGGCCGGGTGTCCGGGCGCAACGGCCTGACCGCGGCGGTCGGGATCGCGGTGCTGCCGGAGGACGGGGCGCACGCCGCCCTGCTGCTGCGCGCCGCCGACCGCGCGCTCGGTGCGGCCCGCGCCGGGGGCGGCGACTGCTGGCGCGGGGCGGCCGAGCTGACCGGGGAGGCGGAGCCGGTGGAAATCACCGGTAATCTGTCGCCCGGTACCGAGGAGGCCCCCCTCACCTCCGCCGGCACCGCCCACTCGACGGCCGCTGTGGCTGCTGGACACGACACGGGCCCCTGA